From one Candidatus Chromulinivorax destructor genomic stretch:
- a CDS encoding ankyrin repeat domain-containing protein, translating to MDAAIKNNIHMVSLLLNAGVDVNAQDDEGWTALHHAVEKNMIELTALLLQQPAIDVTMKRRWGDTPLHIAAREDLSGKLVAMLLQAGAHYNSKTKSGGSTPLSNAIHHKNIEATRLLIAVGANVNINHYSFLDYCTKYQGYHDNRLEVAQLLLRAGIIVDRVEKTDGRYIDMTPLKYAIVGNDHEMVALLAHYGADVNAVIKYKGREHLNQNILFYAINQGYLEMVKTLLKFGVVVDTIKSKKQRFIDMTELQLAVGVKDLESASLLIAYGANPHALLKIEQGDKIREISTLGLAILVKSVAAVDLLYRAGVALDGIKISDQYIIDVSGLGFPRAGDDKEMISILTSGGAQISTSNGPLKLNFTSIFYKIFSKRG from the coding sequence ATAGATGCAGCAATAAAAAATAATATTCACATGGTATCATTATTACTTAACGCTGGCGTCGATGTTAATGCACAAGATGATGAAGGTTGGACGGCGCTCCATCACGCTGTTGAAAAAAATATGATTGAGCTTACGGCTCTATTATTACAACAGCCTGCAATAGATGTTACTATGAAAAGACGGTGGGGGGACACTCCTTTGCATATAGCTGCTCGTGAAGATTTAAGTGGAAAGCTTGTCGCAATGCTTTTGCAAGCGGGTGCGCATTATAATAGTAAAACTAAAAGTGGTGGATCTACCCCTCTTTCAAATGCTATACATCATAAAAATATAGAGGCTACCAGGTTATTAATTGCTGTAGGTGCAAATGTTAATATTAATCATTATTCTTTTTTAGATTATTGCACGAAATATCAAGGGTACCATGATAATAGATTAGAAGTAGCTCAGCTTTTATTACGAGCTGGAATCATCGTAGATCGGGTTGAAAAAACTGATGGTCGTTATATTGATATGACCCCTTTAAAGTATGCCATTGTTGGCAATGATCATGAAATGGTTGCATTACTTGCTCATTATGGTGCAGATGTCAATGCAGTTATCAAATATAAAGGTAGAGAACATCTTAATCAAAATATATTGTTTTATGCAATTAATCAGGGCTATCTAGAAATGGTTAAAACTCTCCTGAAATTTGGAGTAGTTGTAGATACCATAAAGAGTAAAAAACAACGTTTTATTGATATGACTGAATTGCAATTAGCAGTAGGTGTTAAGGATCTTGAGTCAGCTTCCTTACTGATTGCCTATGGAGCTAATCCACATGCACTATTAAAAATAGAACAAGGTGATAAGATACGTGAAATTTCTACATTAGGCTTAGCTATTTTAGTAAAAAGTGTAGCTGCTGTCGATCTTCTTTATAGGGCTGGAGTAGCTTTAGATGGTATAAAAATATCTGATCAATACATCATCGATGTTTCTGGACTAGGATTTCCTCGAGCAGGTGATGACAAAGAAATGATTTCAATTCTTACTTCTGGTGGCGCGCAAATTTCTACAAGCAATGGACCTTTGAAATTAAATTTCACTTCTATTTTTTATAAGATTTTTTCTAAAAGAGGGTGA
- a CDS encoding ankyrin repeat domain-containing protein: MVAFKILQNIFNFLIITNLQSFIYTAQERLFCTHDAKSLVEQHDNNKKCFLFQNVHDQCNSVDTNRKFLCNQNEVINLMHINSENARSLDGVTFDIPLNFQQDLSLQDEKQAIISIILINYKGCKDGFDFLLSRKIIDQSFADFLEENVVVDQDFNMHAIIDQIEGFLTLHMKDAFLKVFYELMCRDSMVQEDISTELQAIYEYVLNHKDDYMRNMINSWFLSWAFTTENCCTCPFFIAAESENIFFLRLFLEVPGINVNLVNEEGWTALYFAVQHNYVDHVKLLLTMPNIDVNIQNYQSRTPFQLAMQQGRSEIVDLLLEHFPDLDSTIRKSKYCGPEPLNFEFVNMMDVPQQDRCCLIM, translated from the coding sequence ATGGTAGCTTTTAAAATTCTTCAAAACATTTTTAATTTTTTGATTATAACAAATTTACAGTCATTTATTTATACAGCGCAAGAAAGATTATTTTGTACTCATGACGCTAAGTCTTTAGTTGAACAACATGATAACAACAAAAAATGCTTTCTTTTTCAAAATGTACATGACCAATGTAATTCTGTTGATACAAATAGAAAATTTTTATGTAATCAAAATGAAGTAATTAATTTGATGCATATAAACTCTGAAAATGCTCGATCTTTAGATGGAGTTACTTTCGATATTCCATTGAATTTTCAGCAAGATCTATCACTGCAAGATGAAAAACAGGCAATTATTTCTATTATTTTGATAAATTATAAAGGATGTAAAGATGGCTTTGATTTTTTACTATCAAGAAAAATTATAGATCAATCCTTTGCTGATTTTTTAGAAGAGAATGTTGTTGTTGATCAAGATTTTAATATGCATGCTATTATTGATCAGATCGAAGGTTTTTTGACGTTACATATGAAAGATGCGTTTTTAAAAGTTTTTTATGAATTGATGTGTCGTGATTCAATGGTTCAAGAAGATATCTCAACTGAATTACAAGCAATATATGAATATGTGCTAAATCATAAAGATGATTATATGCGTAATATGATAAATTCTTGGTTTCTTTCATGGGCTTTTACGACAGAAAATTGTTGTACCTGTCCTTTTTTTATTGCAGCTGAAAGCGAAAATATATTTTTTTTAAGATTATTTCTTGAAGTGCCAGGAATTAATGTAAATCTTGTAAACGAAGAGGGTTGGACAGCTTTGTATTTTGCAGTTCAACATAATTATGTTGATCACGTTAAATTATTACTTACAATGCCAAATATAGATGTGAATATACAAAATTATCAATCTCGTACTCCATTTCAATTAGCAATGCAGCAAGGTCGTTCTGAAATAGTTGATTTGTTGCTAGAACACTTCCCAGATCTTGATAGCACTATTCGCAAGAGTAAGTATTGCGGGCCAGAGCCATTAAATTTTGAATTTGTAAATATGATGGATGTTCCTCAGCAGGATAGATGTTGCTTAATTATGTAA
- a CDS encoding outer membrane beta-barrel protein translates to MQNYYKFLLQKLPIFLFFMQMTVIAQCSDLQRWHPTFGVQSGIAALGKAGVDQDFPIDATSDQFYIYNYDGTTKIPFLYGGFVGIEWRGDTDWRFQLQIDYNQSSDFATGGTLTQGIDAASQETYAFDYTMQFRQLLGLVKVEYARWNIVSPYFMFGLGSSFNSARDFATTVPVTLATTRMYENQVSKSVSFALGAGFNIHVMDQVCFSFGYRFANVGTIGLGDSTVDGIAVTGTLSQKSLYANEFVVQLSALF, encoded by the coding sequence ATGCAAAATTATTATAAGTTTTTGTTACAAAAATTGCCTATATTTTTATTCTTTATGCAAATGACCGTGATTGCACAATGTTCAGATTTGCAACGTTGGCATCCTACCTTTGGGGTCCAATCAGGAATTGCAGCTCTTGGTAAAGCTGGTGTCGATCAGGATTTTCCTATTGATGCAACTTCTGACCAATTTTATATTTATAATTACGATGGAACTACAAAAATTCCATTTTTATATGGTGGCTTTGTAGGCATTGAATGGCGTGGGGATACAGACTGGAGATTTCAGCTGCAGATTGATTATAATCAGTCATCAGATTTTGCTACTGGAGGAACATTAACACAAGGTATTGATGCAGCTTCACAAGAGACCTATGCTTTTGATTATACGATGCAATTTAGACAGTTATTAGGTTTGGTGAAAGTAGAATATGCTCGCTGGAACATAGTTTCACCATACTTCATGTTTGGTTTAGGATCTTCATTTAATTCTGCACGAGATTTTGCAACAACTGTTCCTGTAACTCTTGCAACAACAAGAATGTATGAAAATCAAGTAAGTAAGTCAGTCAGTTTTGCGTTAGGTGCTGGTTTTAATATTCATGTTATGGATCAAGTTTGTTTCAGCTTTGGATACCGATTTGCTAATGTAGGTACCATTGGATTAGGCGATTCTACCGTTGATGGTATTGCTGTAACGGGAACTTTGTCTCAAAAATCTTTATATGCAAATGAATTTGTTGTGCAATTATCAGCACTGTTTTAG
- a CDS encoding zinc ribbon domain-containing protein YjdM produces the protein MMNLPKCPQCSSEYTYEDNGIFMCPECGHAWSQEAKSDKAEHKKIVKDANGNILNNGDCVALIKDLKIKGSSSVIKAGTKVKNIQLVDEDHDIDCKIDGFGKMGLKSEFVKKI, from the coding sequence ATGATGAATCTACCAAAGTGCCCACAATGCAGTTCAGAGTATACGTATGAAGATAATGGGATTTTCATGTGCCCAGAATGTGGTCATGCATGGAGTCAAGAAGCAAAAAGTGACAAAGCTGAACATAAAAAAATTGTCAAAGATGCCAATGGAAACATCTTGAATAATGGTGACTGCGTAGCCCTGATCAAAGATCTTAAAATAAAAGGAAGCTCATCGGTTATAAAAGCTGGTACAAAAGTAAAAAATATACAGTTGGTCGATGAAGATCATGATATTGATTGCAAAATTGATGGATTTGGGAAGATGGGTTTGAAATCTGAGTTTGTCAAAAAGATATAA